The sequence TAAATAGTCATCCGATTGTTTTCATCCCGATCAGACATTAAAAATAGTGTATTATTTGAATGACCGACATTCGAGATTATATCTTTAATTATAAGCTGATTATTTTTTGTAGCGTTATATAACGTTGTATTGTAGGAGTTGTCATCGCCATAACCACTATTATTTATATGAACTATATCACTTCCAAATTTAAATGAACTGATACTCATGCTTTCAAACTTACGCTTCTTTTTATACGTTTGAAGATTATTTTCATCATAGGCAAACATTGTTTCTGTATCTGATGAGTGTAGTGTGTTTTCATCGTAAAAAATAATGCCATTATCAATCCCTGTAGTAGAAATTTTATTTTTTATTGTGGAGTCTTGATATGAAATTATTTTACCTTTGTTGATGCCAGAAGTCATATCTTTCGTGAAATATAAGGAGAATGCTATTTTGTTATTATCAGTTGTTGAGGTATCTGTAGTGTTCGTTATTATGTGATATAAAACCACAGTCAAAATAATGATGAGCGTACTGCTTATTAGTGTGACCTTTATTTTTCTATTCATCATTTAATCGTTTTATAGGTGTGCGTATAGTTCGAATCACGAATATCTTTTGGATAAACACCAGCACCCTTATCTTTATCAATATCGATATCAGCTTTTAAGATGTAAGCACTCCAAACAAGTTTAGAACAATTTTTTGCACCATATTTGCCTGTTTTTCTATTTGTAGCAAAGTTTTTAGAGTATTTTTCACCTACTTGTGAGTTTGCCCAATTAGCGGCGGCAGTGCATTTTTTTTGAGATACTTTGACATCTTGCATGACTGTGTTTTTTCAACATTACGCCCGTTGTAGGCAATATTGCGTACACCAGTTTTAGGAATACTTTCAACTATACGATCCTTTTTGACATAGATACCGTTGTGTCCATGAGGGATCCCTAAAGTAGAAGAGGGTGTATAAAAGACATCACCAACATATTTGGACTTAGAAAGCTTATACTTGCCAGAGCTAGCTCCTCTAGTTGTGTGAGTTTGGTTCATTTGTTCGGAACGATCCTCTTTAATTTTAGACTCAAGCTCAGCTGTTAATTGTTTTTCTGCTTCATCAACGCTTAACGACGTATTTGTTGCATAGTTAGCAACGATTATTTTTGCTTCGTCCAATGTTAAAGTGGTTTCTAATGCTTTTAAATTAGCTCCAGTAGTGTTGGCGTTTGTTTCTTGTATCGGTAAACATACTGTGAAAATAGTTGCTAAAACAACGAGTGATATAACTTTTTTAATCATCTAATCCCTCCTATTTTTAATGTCTATTAAACATATTGCTAATTATAGCTTAATAGTGTGAATAGTTTTGGTTATTTTTTGACACGCTTTAAGTTCTAATATAGCAACTTAGAGATACTGAACACTTTTTTTAAAAAAGTATTTACATAAAGCCCATTTTACAATAATAATGTCCTGTTTTTTCTTATAACAAGAACGTTTTTAACTGTAAAAAAATGACAAACGCAAGCTATTAAATAGAGTCAAACTGTTAAAAGGCGGATAAAGCCACTTTTTAAGTCAAACGCTTATAAAATATCGTTTAGATATAGAACGAAAGAAGAAGGTTAACGACTATTCAAAGGGTCTTATCGTTCTCAAAAACGCATCAATCAATTGTAATTGGTTTGGTATACTAGAAAATAAGCACAGCATCTAAAGTCATGTGGGATAAGGTCTTATAAACCATCCGCCCAATAAAAAGGAAATTGGCTCTAATATTTAGTGCTTAAAATAGATTGAATAAAGAAAGCGGTTACAATAGACTGAAAGTAGAGATAGGAGAGGCATACACATGTTAGATTCTAAATTTGTTACGACAGTGACATTATTGTTGACGCACTCAACTTTGTCGATTGCAGAGTTTGCAATTGAGCAGCAAGTAACGAAAAAACAAGCGTGGTATGAAATAGAGCAGTTAAATAAGCGACTTGCTGCGTTATCACTCCCACGGGTTACGATTAAAGAGGGACATATTAGTGTACCAGCCACATTAAAAACTGACTGGACGACAATACAAGCACAAGAACTTTTGCTAGACGGCGAAGAGCGTATACATATGGTGATCTTATATACGTATTTGAGGCAAGAGTGGGTGTCTAACGCACATTATCAACAGTTATTGAATATGAGTAAGAACTCAGTCGTGCTCGCCTTAAAAAGAGTGAAGTCCTCTTTATCAGTATTTGATTTAACGCTAAAATACTCACGTAAAGAAGGGTATGTTATTTCAGGTCCTGAACACGATATTCGTCGATGTATTGATGCCAGTTTAAACAGCTTACGAAAATCACCGCACGCGGGTCAATTACTCGATTTAATTTTTGCGAGATGGCAGCTACCAGATGATAAACAGGCATTAAGAGAATTTGTGATGTCACTTGCTGCAAAATATGATGTGCGTTTCGTTAATGAACGGTTTGAACATGTGATTCAGCTCCTACTTTTTATCAAACATGGTGAACAGCAACATGAATTAGTTTATTCGCCACAACAATTGCAATACATTCAAAGCGTAACCATGCAACAAATGGCTGAAGAGGTGGCGACGTATCTAGGCTTAACTAACGATAGGTCTGGTAACGTGATTTTCGTCACCGCTCAGTTATTATCAAGTTTGCAAGGTAAGCAAGGATTGGTGCAAGAAAAAGCGTTTTTAGTATTAACAGAGGCTATCATAAATGAGGTGCAACGCTACACGTTAAACAGTTTTGAAGCATCACAAACATTAATTGATAGTTTATATGAGCATTTAGTCCCTTGCTATTTTCGTCTATTATTTGGAACACCGCTTCATAACCCTTATGTTAAAACGATACAAGACGAGTACACGGATTTATATGAACTTGTAAAAAAGGGATTGCGACCTTTAGAGGAAGCGGTCAAACAACCGTTAACCGCTGATGAAATTGCTTACTTTACCATTCATTTTGGTGGACAGTTACAATTGCCGACTGAAACTAAAAGTATCCGCGCATTGGCAGTATGCCCTAACGGTGTCAGTTCTTCTTTGATCATGGTATACCAACTGCGTTTGTTATTCCCAAATATTACGTTTCAACCCGTACACAGCGTATCAGAAGTAGCAGATTTAGCAGCGGGTACATTTGATTTAATTTTCTCGACTGTTCATTTTGTTACAACACAACCCTTATACGTTATTAAACCGATATTGAACCCTGTTGAAAAAGAGATGTTAAAAAAACAATTACGTCATGATTTTAATTGGCAACCTGCACAAGCAGCTGTCAATGTCAGTGATGTCATGTCAGTTGTACAGCGTTATGCTTCAGTGAAAGATGAACAGGCGCTCTTTAAGGCACTATCTGACTTGATGAATTTAAAAAGACAAGATCAAGGAGGGATTAACTTGCATGAATTAGTAACCACAGACTTTATTCAACAAACCGAGCAGCAACTCACATGGCAAGAAGCAATCAAACAAGCAGCACAGCCATTATTAGTGAATGATTATATTAGTGACGGTTATATTGAAGCGATGATAACAATGGTGGAAGATGTTGGACCTTACATCGTGATTGCACCACATGTTGCCATTCCGCATGCTCGACCAGAAAGTGGCAGTAAGAAATTAGGGATGAGTCTTTTACAATTAAAACACCCCGTCGATTTTGATTTACGACATGACGGTGATGATGATTATCAGGTGCAATTGGTGTTCGTATTGAGTGCAGTAGACAGTGAAAGTCATTTAACGGCTTTGAAGCAATTATCCAATATCCTCGAAGATGAAGAAACGATTGCCGAACTGGTAGTCGCTCCAACAATTGAAGCAATTTATAGCATTATTAAAACAAAAGGGAGTGTTGACAATGATTAAAGTTGTAACAGTATGTGGGAATGGAATTGGTAGCAGTTTAATGTTGAAATTAAAAATTGAAGAATTAGCGAAGGAAAATGGCATTGAAATTGATGCGGAATCTATTGATTCTAATGCAGCGGTAGGCAAAGATGCTGATTTATTTGTGACAGTGAAAGAATTTGCTGATATTTTTAAAGCGGATCAAAAAGTTGTTTTTACACGCAGCTACATGAACCGCAAAAAAATTAAAGAAGATGTGTTACCAACACTATTGGAAATGGCTCAAAAATAAACGTACAGAGGAGGAACTAAAATGGCATTTTTAGAATTTCTTAAAGATATGTTAAGTGAACCGGCAATTTTGATGGGGCTTGTGGCGATGGTAGGTTTGATTGCATTGAAGTCACCGGGTCATAAAGTGCTGACAGGAACATTAGGACCGATTTTAGGTTATTTGATGTTAGCGGCCGGTGCCAATGTAATTTCGAGTAATTTGGAACCGCTTTCGAAGATGATTGAAGCAGGTTTCCATATTAAAGGTGTTGTTCCTAATAATGAAGCGATCACTTCAGTGGCTCAGGATTTATTAGGTGTCGAAACGATGAGTATTCTCGTTGTAGGTCTTTTATTTAACTTATTAATTGCACGTATTACGCGTTATAAATATGTTTTCCTAACAGGTCACCATAGTTTCTTTATGGCTTGTCTCTTATCAGCTGTTTTAGGTGCAACAGGCTTCAGTGGCTGGAAAATGGTCTTGTTAGGTGGTTTCTTCCTCGGTGCATGGTCAGCAATTTCACCAGCAATCGGGCAACGCTTTACGCTTAAAGTGACTGATGGTGATGAAGTTGCACTGGGTCACTTTGGCAGCTTAGGCTATTACTTGTCAGCAGTGATTGGTAAAGCTGTAGGTGGAAAAAGTGCGAGTACAGAAGATATTAAAGTGCCTGAAAAATTTAGTTTCCTACGCAACACAACAATTTCGACAGGTTTAACAATGGTTGTCTTTTATCTGATTGCTGCGATTGCAGCAGGTAGCGATTTCGTCTCTACTATATCGGATGGTAAGTCACCTTATATCTTTGCTGTATTAAGTGGTTTACAATTTGCAGTCGGTGTAGCCATTGTTTATGCAGGTGTTCGTATGATTCTTGCAGATTTAATTCCTGCTTTCCAAGGAATTGCAACAAAACTAATTCCTAACGCAGTACCAGCAGTTGATTGTGCTGTCTTCTTCCCTTATGCACCAACAGCAGTCATTATCGGGTTTGTTAGTAGTTTTGTAGGTGGTTTAGTTGGAATGTTTATTCTTGGAGCTGCCGGAGGCGTTTTAATTATTCCAGGCTTAGTACCGCATTTCTTCTGTGGTGCAACAGCAGGTATTTTTGGAAATGCAACAGGTGGGCGTCGTGGAGCTATGGTAGGTGCGTTTGTTAACGGTTTATTACTTGCATTCTTACCAGCACTATTATTACCAGTGCTTGGTGACCTTGGATTTAGTAATACAACCTTCGGTGATGTTGACTTTGGTGTTATCGGAATTGCACTCGGTAAATTGGGCGACATGATGGGATCATTTGGTGTATACGGTTTAGCGATTGTACTTGTCATTGTATTAGCTTTACCAAGTATTCTCCGTCCTTCAAAAGTAGCAGTCAATAATATTGAAGAAGAATAAAGATGGG comes from Brochothrix thermosphacta DSM 20171 = FSL F6-1036 and encodes:
- a CDS encoding BglG family transcription antiterminator, whose amino-acid sequence is MLDSKFVTTVTLLLTHSTLSIAEFAIEQQVTKKQAWYEIEQLNKRLAALSLPRVTIKEGHISVPATLKTDWTTIQAQELLLDGEERIHMVILYTYLRQEWVSNAHYQQLLNMSKNSVVLALKRVKSSLSVFDLTLKYSRKEGYVISGPEHDIRRCIDASLNSLRKSPHAGQLLDLIFARWQLPDDKQALREFVMSLAAKYDVRFVNERFEHVIQLLLFIKHGEQQHELVYSPQQLQYIQSVTMQQMAEEVATYLGLTNDRSGNVIFVTAQLLSSLQGKQGLVQEKAFLVLTEAIINEVQRYTLNSFEASQTLIDSLYEHLVPCYFRLLFGTPLHNPYVKTIQDEYTDLYELVKKGLRPLEEAVKQPLTADEIAYFTIHFGGQLQLPTETKSIRALAVCPNGVSSSLIMVYQLRLLFPNITFQPVHSVSEVADLAAGTFDLIFSTVHFVTTQPLYVIKPILNPVEKEMLKKQLRHDFNWQPAQAAVNVSDVMSVVQRYASVKDEQALFKALSDLMNLKRQDQGGINLHELVTTDFIQQTEQQLTWQEAIKQAAQPLLVNDYISDGYIEAMITMVEDVGPYIVIAPHVAIPHARPESGSKKLGMSLLQLKHPVDFDLRHDGDDDYQVQLVFVLSAVDSESHLTALKQLSNILEDEETIAELVVAPTIEAIYSIIKTKGSVDND
- a CDS encoding PTS sugar transporter subunit IIB — protein: MIKVVTVCGNGIGSSLMLKLKIEELAKENGIEIDAESIDSNAAVGKDADLFVTVKEFADIFKADQKVVFTRSYMNRKKIKEDVLPTLLEMAQK
- a CDS encoding PTS ascorbate transporter subunit IIC, with amino-acid sequence MAFLEFLKDMLSEPAILMGLVAMVGLIALKSPGHKVLTGTLGPILGYLMLAAGANVISSNLEPLSKMIEAGFHIKGVVPNNEAITSVAQDLLGVETMSILVVGLLFNLLIARITRYKYVFLTGHHSFFMACLLSAVLGATGFSGWKMVLLGGFFLGAWSAISPAIGQRFTLKVTDGDEVALGHFGSLGYYLSAVIGKAVGGKSASTEDIKVPEKFSFLRNTTISTGLTMVVFYLIAAIAAGSDFVSTISDGKSPYIFAVLSGLQFAVGVAIVYAGVRMILADLIPAFQGIATKLIPNAVPAVDCAVFFPYAPTAVIIGFVSSFVGGLVGMFILGAAGGVLIIPGLVPHFFCGATAGIFGNATGGRRGAMVGAFVNGLLLAFLPALLLPVLGDLGFSNTTFGDVDFGVIGIALGKLGDMMGSFGVYGLAIVLVIVLALPSILRPSKVAVNNIEEE